Proteins from a single region of Chryseobacterium sp. T16E-39:
- a CDS encoding thiamine pyrophosphate-dependent enzyme, translating to MAKNIAEQIVEMLEKANVKRIYAVTGDSLNHLNVAVKKSSIKWIHVRHEEVGAYAAAAEAELDGFAVCAGSSGPGHVHLINGVYEAHRSHVPMLVIASTIPSDEMGTDYFQETNTIKLFDDCSYYNQMITRPEQVQRTVQTAIQHAISKKGVSVIGLPGDVAEMDAEEATTSNQIFRTNPVVRPSDEELNDLAKLINESGKVTIYCGIGAEKANSEVVRLSQILKAPVGYSFRGKMAIQPNNSNEVGLTGLLGFPSAYHAMHDADLVLLLGTDFPYQKFMPVKNKIVQIDESPERLGRRAKLELGLTGDVKETIKALLPLLKEKTDDHFLNQQLEFYNKVKENQLAYVKDFGKENAIQPEYVAHTLDRVAKSDAIFTVDTGMCCVWGARFITGTGERKMLGSFNHGSMANAMPMAIGASLAYPGRQVIAMCGDGGLSMLLGDMATIFQYKLPVKLIVFNNRTLGMVKLEMEVGGMPDNETDMINPDFAMVAQAMGYPGKNVHKPEEVESAIEECLNYNGPYLLNIFTNPNALALPPKIDFDQVLGMTKSMAQLMLGGKMEEVLETVKSNYKHIKGLL from the coding sequence TTGAATGTTGCGGTAAAAAAAAGCAGCATCAAATGGATTCATGTTCGACATGAGGAAGTAGGGGCATATGCTGCAGCGGCAGAAGCAGAATTAGATGGTTTTGCTGTATGTGCGGGCAGCAGTGGACCTGGGCATGTTCATCTTATCAATGGAGTATACGAAGCACACCGATCTCATGTTCCTATGTTGGTTATCGCCTCTACAATTCCCAGCGATGAAATGGGAACAGATTACTTTCAGGAAACCAATACCATAAAGTTATTTGATGATTGCAGTTATTATAACCAAATGATCACAAGACCTGAACAGGTGCAGAGAACAGTTCAAACCGCAATCCAGCATGCAATTTCTAAAAAAGGAGTATCTGTAATCGGGCTGCCGGGTGACGTTGCAGAAATGGATGCAGAAGAAGCTACAACATCAAATCAAATATTCAGAACCAATCCTGTTGTTCGTCCTTCGGATGAAGAATTAAACGATTTAGCCAAACTCATCAATGAAAGTGGAAAAGTAACTATCTATTGTGGAATTGGAGCTGAAAAAGCCAATTCTGAGGTAGTGCGATTGTCACAGATTTTAAAAGCACCGGTAGGATATTCATTCAGAGGTAAAATGGCTATCCAGCCCAACAATTCAAATGAAGTTGGTCTTACAGGTTTGTTGGGCTTCCCTTCCGCATATCATGCAATGCATGACGCTGACCTTGTTCTTCTCTTAGGGACAGATTTCCCCTACCAAAAATTTATGCCGGTAAAGAATAAAATTGTACAGATTGATGAAAGTCCAGAGAGGTTAGGAAGAAGAGCTAAGCTTGAACTTGGTTTAACAGGAGATGTAAAAGAAACGATTAAAGCACTACTGCCATTATTAAAAGAAAAAACAGATGATCATTTCCTGAATCAGCAGCTGGAGTTTTATAATAAGGTAAAAGAAAACCAGTTAGCCTATGTAAAAGATTTTGGAAAAGAAAATGCCATTCAGCCTGAATATGTAGCACATACTTTAGATCGCGTTGCAAAGAGTGATGCGATCTTCACCGTAGATACGGGGATGTGCTGTGTCTGGGGAGCGAGGTTTATAACAGGAACCGGGGAGCGTAAAATGTTGGGATCATTTAACCATGGTTCTATGGCGAATGCAATGCCGATGGCAATTGGTGCATCACTAGCTTATCCCGGTCGACAGGTGATTGCAATGTGTGGAGACGGGGGACTGTCAATGTTGCTCGGTGATATGGCAACAATTTTTCAATATAAACTGCCTGTAAAACTGATTGTTTTTAACAACCGAACCTTAGGAATGGTGAAACTGGAAATGGAAGTAGGGGGAATGCCGGATAATGAAACGGATATGATTAATCCCGATTTTGCAATGGTCGCTCAGGCAATGGGATATCCTGGAAAAAATGTTCACAAACCGGAAGAAGTAGAGTCTGCTATAGAAGAATGTTTGAATTATAATGGGCCATACCTTTTAAATATTTTCACTAATCCTAATGCTTTGGCCTTGCCTCCGAAAATAGATTTCGATCAGGTGTTAGGAATGACCAAGTCTATGGCGCAGCTGATGTTGGGTGGGAAAATGGAAGAGGTTTTGGAAACTGTGAAAAGTAATTATAAGCATATCAAGGGACTGTTGTAA
- a CDS encoding LptE family protein, translating to MNFKIKNINIMKPTVVVLLLLGLSTLNSCYSFTGSSLKDEKTIQINEFPNNAALVNPTLAQQFSTDIQNRFLQRTTLKGTKENADILVEGEITDYSITPTTISSNTQTTSTGGVIQDSQNKLTITVKVHYENKLHTELSFDRTYSDEAVFNSSLSQSDIEATQVKIVNERIINKIFNDIVANW from the coding sequence ATGAATTTTAAAATTAAGAATATCAATATAATGAAACCTACGGTTGTCGTCCTTTTATTGCTTGGCCTGAGCACTTTAAACTCTTGCTATAGCTTTACCGGATCTTCTTTAAAGGATGAAAAAACAATTCAGATTAATGAATTTCCAAATAATGCAGCTTTGGTAAATCCTACTTTGGCTCAGCAGTTTTCTACTGATATTCAGAATCGTTTTTTACAAAGAACAACTTTAAAGGGAACTAAAGAAAATGCTGATATTTTAGTAGAAGGGGAAATTACCGATTATTCAATCACTCCCACTACCATTAGCTCCAATACACAAACGACATCGACTGGTGGAGTTATACAGGATTCCCAAAACAAATTAACAATCACTGTAAAAGTGCATTACGAGAATAAATTACATACTGAATTAAGTTTTGACAGAACATATTCGGATGAAGCTGTATTTAACAGTAGCCTATCTCAAAGCGATATAGAAGCGACACAGGTGAAAATAGTAAACGAAAGAATCATTAATAAGATATTTAACGATATTGTAGCGAACTGGTAA
- a CDS encoding DUF4126 domain-containing protein — MLDNIPYFPYIVSAFIGIGLSAATGFRVFLPMFAVSLASYLHWIPMNEHFEWLAGLPALITTGIATIAEILAYYIPFIDHLLDTISVPMATVAGSILFASQFADFGTFPQWALAIIAGGGTAATISSGFAGIRAASTATTGGLGNSVVGTTETAGAGVMSVLAMATPIIAAILAVILVILVIVMGRKAWRKLRRKKEVTDKV; from the coding sequence ATGTTAGACAACATTCCCTACTTTCCATATATAGTGAGCGCATTTATTGGCATCGGTCTTTCTGCTGCAACAGGTTTTAGGGTATTTCTCCCCATGTTTGCAGTAAGTTTAGCGTCCTATCTACATTGGATTCCAATGAACGAGCACTTTGAGTGGCTTGCGGGTCTTCCTGCACTGATTACTACCGGTATTGCTACGATAGCAGAAATTTTAGCCTATTATATCCCGTTTATCGATCATTTGTTAGATACGATTTCTGTTCCAATGGCTACAGTTGCAGGATCCATATTATTTGCCAGCCAATTTGCAGATTTCGGCACATTTCCACAGTGGGCATTAGCAATAATTGCAGGAGGAGGAACAGCAGCAACGATCAGTTCCGGATTTGCAGGAATCAGAGCTGCTTCAACAGCAACAACTGGCGGCCTGGGTAATTCAGTTGTCGGAACCACTGAAACAGCGGGAGCTGGAGTGATGTCTGTACTAGCAATGGCAACACCTATTATTGCCGCTATTTTGGCCGTTATTTTAGTAATTCTTGTTATTGTAATGGGTCGTAAAGCATGGCGAAAACTAAGACGAAAAAAAGAAGTAACTGATAAAGTATAA
- the miaB gene encoding tRNA (N6-isopentenyl adenosine(37)-C2)-methylthiotransferase MiaB, which produces MQEKYIDETKQGEAFAIAEKVGNSKKLFLESYGCQMNFSDSEIVASILNEQGYNTTLKVEEADLILLNTCSIREKAEQTVRMRLAQFKNLKKERPNMTVGVLGCMAERLKTKFLEEEQLVDLVVGPDAYRDLPNLLKETEDGRDAINVILSKEETYADINPVRLGGNGVTAFVTITRGCDNMCTFCVVPFTRGRERSRDPHSILEECKDLWNNGYKEITLLGQNVDSYLWYGGGPKKDFAKASEMQKATAVDFAQLLDLVAKAVPEMRIRFSTSNPQDMSLDVFRIMAKHDNICKYVHLPVQSGSNRMLEAMNRQHTREEYLDLIKKAKEIVPDISFSQDMIIGFCNEAEEDHQDTLSLMREVEYDYGYMFSYSERPGTPAHKKMEDNIPADVKQRRLAEVIALQGELSRKRMAGYVGRVHSVLIEGISKKNKKQWKGRNSQNAVCVFDMLEGQKMGDIVDVFVFDNTQGTLLGETVK; this is translated from the coding sequence GTGCAGGAAAAATATATAGACGAAACAAAACAGGGAGAGGCTTTTGCTATTGCTGAAAAAGTCGGAAATTCTAAAAAATTATTTTTGGAAAGTTATGGCTGTCAGATGAATTTCTCAGATTCTGAAATTGTTGCTTCTATCCTAAATGAACAGGGATATAATACAACCTTAAAAGTTGAAGAAGCAGATCTTATCCTTTTAAATACATGTTCTATCCGTGAGAAAGCGGAACAAACTGTAAGAATGCGTCTGGCACAGTTCAAAAATCTTAAAAAGGAAAGACCGAATATGACGGTGGGCGTTTTAGGATGTATGGCTGAAAGATTGAAAACTAAATTTCTGGAAGAAGAACAGCTCGTTGACCTGGTTGTTGGTCCAGATGCTTATAGGGATCTTCCTAATTTATTAAAGGAAACAGAGGATGGTAGAGATGCCATCAATGTTATTCTTTCTAAAGAAGAAACCTATGCAGATATCAATCCGGTTCGTTTAGGTGGAAATGGAGTTACTGCTTTTGTAACGATTACAAGAGGCTGCGATAATATGTGTACTTTCTGTGTAGTTCCATTTACAAGAGGAAGAGAAAGAAGCCGTGATCCACATTCTATTCTTGAAGAATGTAAAGATCTGTGGAATAATGGCTATAAAGAAATTACTCTTTTAGGACAGAATGTTGATTCTTATCTCTGGTACGGAGGTGGTCCTAAAAAAGATTTTGCTAAAGCTTCTGAAATGCAGAAAGCTACCGCTGTTGACTTTGCCCAATTACTGGATCTTGTTGCTAAAGCCGTTCCTGAAATGAGAATAAGATTCTCTACATCAAACCCTCAGGATATGAGTTTAGATGTATTCAGAATTATGGCGAAACATGACAATATTTGTAAATATGTTCACCTTCCTGTTCAAAGTGGAAGCAATAGAATGTTAGAAGCGATGAACAGACAGCATACACGTGAAGAATACCTGGATTTGATAAAAAAAGCAAAAGAAATTGTTCCGGATATTTCTTTTTCTCAAGATATGATCATTGGTTTCTGTAATGAGGCGGAAGAAGATCATCAAGATACTTTAAGCCTGATGAGAGAGGTAGAATATGATTACGGTTATATGTTCTCTTATTCGGAAAGACCCGGAACTCCTGCTCATAAAAAAATGGAAGACAATATTCCTGCAGATGTTAAGCAAAGACGTTTAGCAGAAGTTATTGCATTGCAGGGAGAGCTGTCGAGAAAAAGAATGGCAGGATATGTTGGCCGTGTTCACAGTGTTTTAATAGAAGGAATTTCAAAGAAGAATAAAAAACAGTGGAAAGGGAGGAATTCTCAAAATGCAGTTTGTGTATTCGATATGCTTGAAGGACAGAAAATGGGTGACATTGTGGATGTTTTTGTATTTGACAATACACAGGGCACACTTTTAGGGGAAACGGTAAAGTAA
- a CDS encoding DUF4013 domain-containing protein, producing MMNSKVKPIEFKLNEYLNKGMELLKKDFGNFLVAYILCAVMSIIPFCGLLAMGNFYKYCRKVNKGEQASVGEIFNFDDFMPYFILQLIIIAGVIVLYIPMFIFIPLAALTGEDGGSPAFAIFMIPYIFVIVIAVFIVALVGFYIPGLISLKKVYDIKTAWSMSRIMTKNNLLSIFLFAIVVGFLSQLGILLCGIGLLITMPYFYTTHYFAFEDAIQQIEYDEIKEIGSKNEF from the coding sequence ATGATGAATAGTAAGGTAAAGCCTATCGAGTTTAAATTAAATGAATACCTGAATAAGGGTATGGAGCTTCTGAAGAAGGATTTTGGAAACTTTCTGGTTGCTTACATATTATGCGCTGTGATGTCGATCATTCCTTTTTGTGGACTTTTGGCGATGGGTAATTTCTATAAATATTGCAGAAAAGTAAACAAAGGAGAGCAGGCTAGTGTTGGTGAAATTTTTAATTTTGATGACTTTATGCCTTATTTTATTCTACAGCTCATTATAATAGCTGGGGTTATAGTTCTCTACATTCCAATGTTTATTTTTATTCCTTTAGCTGCTCTGACTGGTGAAGATGGCGGCTCACCGGCTTTTGCTATTTTTATGATACCTTACATATTTGTAATCGTTATTGCTGTTTTTATTGTAGCTTTAGTAGGATTTTATATCCCGGGATTGATATCACTTAAAAAAGTTTATGATATTAAAACAGCGTGGAGTATGTCGAGAATAATGACAAAAAACAATTTGTTATCTATTTTCTTGTTTGCAATTGTTGTCGGATTTCTTTCTCAGTTAGGAATACTTCTTTGCGGTATTGGTCTATTGATTACAATGCCTTATTTTTATACAACGCATTATTTTGCATTTGAGGATGCCATTCAGCAAATAGAATATGACGAAATAAAAGAAATCGGATCGAAAAATGAATTTTAA
- a CDS encoding sigma-54 interaction domain-containing protein, with amino-acid sequence MSNELQNIKNRFGIIGNFPALNRALEKSIQVAPTDISVLVIGESGVGKEFIPKIIHSESRRKHQPYIVVNCGAIPEGTIDSELFGHEKGAFTGATATRKGYFEVADGGTIFLDEVGELPLQTQVRLLRVLESGEFMKVGSSQVQKTNVRIVAATNVNMMKAIQDGRFREDLFYRLNTVQIDMPPLRDRKGDIHLLFRKFAIDFAEKYRMPELVLEPNAVHYIENYSFPGNVRQLRNLVEQMTVVERERSVSVEKLAEYIPMETHLPMVVNAPNGQKQSDFGNEREIMYKILFDMRNDINDLRSLTSELIKNRGAGDLSSKEKTLINRLYTPEPQQNSNSNSLLYFEDNSHPVVQTPTIISTPDDSYEDIEDIEIEENKPESLSLQNNEKDLIIKALEKHKGRRNKAADELGISQRTLYRKIKQYNLED; translated from the coding sequence ATGAGTAACGAGTTACAAAATATAAAAAATCGATTTGGAATAATTGGTAATTTTCCTGCTTTAAATCGTGCTTTAGAAAAATCTATTCAGGTAGCACCAACCGATATTTCCGTTTTGGTTATTGGAGAGAGTGGTGTAGGGAAAGAATTTATTCCCAAAATTATTCATTCAGAATCCAGAAGAAAACATCAGCCCTATATCGTCGTTAACTGTGGAGCAATTCCCGAAGGAACTATTGATTCCGAATTATTTGGTCATGAAAAGGGAGCCTTTACCGGAGCTACTGCAACCAGAAAAGGATATTTTGAAGTGGCAGATGGTGGGACGATATTTCTTGATGAGGTTGGAGAACTTCCTTTACAGACGCAGGTACGTCTATTGAGAGTTCTTGAAAGTGGAGAATTTATGAAGGTGGGTTCCTCGCAAGTGCAAAAAACAAATGTAAGAATTGTTGCGGCAACAAACGTTAACATGATGAAAGCCATTCAGGATGGAAGATTCAGGGAAGACTTATTTTACCGTTTAAATACTGTCCAGATTGATATGCCCCCTTTACGGGATAGAAAGGGAGATATTCATTTATTATTTAGAAAATTTGCAATAGACTTTGCTGAAAAATACAGAATGCCGGAGCTGGTATTAGAGCCTAATGCAGTTCATTATATTGAAAATTATAGCTTTCCTGGAAATGTTCGGCAATTGAGAAATTTAGTTGAGCAGATGACAGTGGTAGAGCGGGAAAGAAGTGTGAGCGTTGAGAAACTCGCAGAATATATACCTATGGAAACCCATTTACCAATGGTTGTAAATGCTCCTAATGGACAGAAACAAAGTGACTTCGGAAACGAAAGAGAAATTATGTATAAGATTCTCTTCGATATGAGGAACGACATTAATGACTTGAGGTCTTTAACCTCGGAATTAATAAAAAATCGTGGGGCAGGAGATTTAAGCTCTAAGGAAAAAACTTTAATCAACAGGCTTTATACGCCGGAACCCCAGCAAAACTCAAACTCAAATTCTTTGCTGTATTTTGAAGATAACAGCCATCCCGTAGTTCAGACGCCAACAATTATTTCAACGCCTGATGATAGTTACGAAGATATAGAAGATATAGAGATTGAAGAAAATAAACCCGAATCACTTTCGCTTCAGAATAATGAAAAAGATTTGATTATCAAAGCTTTGGAAAAGCATAAAGGACGTAGGAATAAGGCAGCAGATGAGCTGGGTATTTCTCAAAGAACATTATACAGGAAAATAAAACAATACAATCTAGAAGATTAA
- the rnpA gene encoding ribonuclease P protein component translates to MQDFRYPKEEKLKKTTDITLLFEKGKWRTNGNLRIILLKDKPNLPVESSKFGVSVSKRYFKKAVNRNRVKRLLRECYRLHKDLFKESFGEKTIAMLFWVSPDMPGKFQDVESQFIKLCQSQKK, encoded by the coding sequence ATGCAAGATTTCAGATATCCTAAAGAGGAAAAACTAAAAAAAACGACTGATATTACCCTGCTTTTTGAAAAAGGTAAGTGGAGGACGAATGGAAATCTGAGAATTATTTTACTTAAAGACAAACCCAATTTACCTGTAGAAAGTTCTAAATTCGGAGTTTCCGTTTCCAAAAGATATTTCAAAAAAGCAGTTAACAGGAATCGAGTAAAAAGACTCCTGAGAGAATGCTATCGTTTACATAAAGATCTGTTTAAAGAATCTTTTGGAGAAAAGACCATTGCCATGCTTTTTTGGGTTTCTCCGGATATGCCAGGGAAATTCCAGGACGTTGAATCCCAATTTATTAAGCTTTGCCAATCACAGAAAAAATAG
- a CDS encoding ThiF family adenylyltransferase, translating to MDKYWLERTELLIKEDGLEKLNRATVLVVGLGGVGSFAAEFLARAGVGNMTIVDGDTVDITNINRQLPALRSTVGKHKVEVVAERLLDINPHLNLTKINEFLNPERMDEVLDSGKFDYVLDCIDSVTPKVSLMIAARRRKIKMVSSMGAGGKMDPSKVLVRDISKTQNCYLAKEVRKRLKKEKIDKGIRCVFSNELQDEESLKMTDGANFKRSFYGTISYIPAIFGLYAAAEVINHLAKKA from the coding sequence ATGGATAAATACTGGTTGGAAAGAACGGAACTTCTTATTAAAGAAGATGGATTGGAAAAGCTCAATAGAGCAACTGTCCTTGTTGTTGGTTTAGGGGGTGTGGGTTCTTTTGCAGCCGAGTTTTTAGCAAGAGCTGGTGTAGGAAATATGACCATCGTAGATGGTGACACAGTAGACATTACCAATATCAACCGACAGCTTCCTGCATTGCGTTCTACCGTGGGAAAGCACAAAGTGGAAGTAGTTGCTGAAAGACTTTTAGACATTAATCCTCATCTTAATTTAACAAAAATCAATGAATTTCTAAATCCGGAACGAATGGATGAAGTACTCGATTCAGGAAAATTTGATTATGTTCTGGATTGTATCGACAGTGTAACCCCTAAGGTAAGCTTAATGATCGCAGCCCGAAGAAGAAAAATAAAAATGGTAAGCTCAATGGGTGCCGGCGGTAAAATGGATCCCAGTAAGGTTCTTGTAAGAGATATCAGCAAAACTCAAAACTGCTATTTAGCAAAAGAGGTAAGAAAACGACTGAAGAAAGAAAAAATAGACAAAGGAATCAGATGCGTTTTCTCAAACGAACTGCAAGATGAGGAAAGTTTAAAAATGACAGATGGCGCTAATTTTAAAAGGTCTTTCTATGGAACCATAAGTTATATTCCGGCTATCTTTGGTCTATATGCAGCCGCTGAAGTGATTAATCATTTAGCAAAAAAAGCATAA